One window of Nymphaea colorata isolate Beijing-Zhang1983 chromosome 1, ASM883128v2, whole genome shotgun sequence genomic DNA carries:
- the LOC116252382 gene encoding uncharacterized protein LOC116252382 isoform X2, giving the protein MDSLYDMDLISKTVPVILDNSKTWHYVLTRSMKLGERGVRHVEGVTRAELRDNKAYSTLFLINHTASPLSWFAECKDRSNRSAIMLPYSFLPMMAAKRLREAAKQIKTILGDYDAIHVRRGDKIKTRKDRFGVARTLHPHLDRDTRPEAMLIRLARWIPPGRMIFIASNERTPGFFSPLSIRYRLAYSSNFSNILDPVIENNYQLFMIERLVMHGARTFIKTFKEDDTDLSLTDDPKKNMKHWQLPVYTIDETPS; this is encoded by the exons ATGGACTCTTTGTATGACATGGACCTCATCTCAAAGACCGTTCCTGTCATCCTAGATAATTCTAAAACATGGCATTATGTTTTAACAAGAAGCATGAAGTTAGGTGAAAGGGGAGTTCGCCATGTTGAAGGGGTTACCCGAGCAGAGCTGAGAGACAACAAAGCATATTCAACGCTGTTTCTAATCAATCACACTGCTAGCCCTCTGTCATG GTTTGCTGAATGCAAAGACAGAAGCAACCGTAGTGCAATAATGTTGCCCTATTCCTTTCTTCCCATGATGGCGGCAAAGAGATTAAGAGAAGCGGCTAAACAG ATTAAAACTATACTTGGTGATTATGATGCCATTCATGTGCGTCGAGGTGATAAAATCAAGACCAGGAAAGATAGGTTTGGGGTGGCTAGGACTCTTCATCCTCATCTTGACAGGGATACCCGACCTGAAGCCATGCTCATAAGACTTGCAAGATGGATTCCTCCTGGCAGGATGATTTTTATTGCCTCAAATGAGAGGACACCTGGGTTCTTCTCGCCATTGTCTATCAG GTATAGACTGGCATACTCCTCCAACTTTAGCAACATCTTGGATCCTGTTATAGAGAATAACTATCAATTGTTCATGATAGAGAGACTTGTCATGCATGGTGCAAGGACCTTCATTAAGACTTTTAAAGAAGACGACACTGACCTCAGCTTAACTGATGATCCAAAGAAGAATATGAAACACTGGCAGCTTCCTGTGTACACTATTGATGAGACTCCAAGCTGA
- the LOC116252382 gene encoding uncharacterized protein LOC116252382 isoform X1, translating into MRFFSATAMAIQRISRNKPRPTSLLFIVLFSATILIVLFSFPSSNSASRSYVKTIRPTEDAREWKGYLYWGDRIDCPGKHCDSCEGLGHQESSLRCALEEAMVLRRVFIMPSRMCISAIHNKKGILHQSTNASLEDRWTENSCAMDSLYDMDLISKTVPVILDNSKTWHYVLTRSMKLGERGVRHVEGVTRAELRDNKAYSTLFLINHTASPLSWFAECKDRSNRSAIMLPYSFLPMMAAKRLREAAKQIKTILGDYDAIHVRRGDKIKTRKDRFGVARTLHPHLDRDTRPEAMLIRLARWIPPGRMIFIASNERTPGFFSPLSIRYRLAYSSNFSNILDPVIENNYQLFMIERLVMHGARTFIKTFKEDDTDLSLTDDPKKNMKHWQLPVYTIDETPS; encoded by the exons atgcgtTTCTTCTCTGCCACTGCAATGGCGATTCAAAGAATCTCGAGGAACAAACCGAGACCCACCTCCCTTCTTTTTATCGTCTTATTCTCTGCCACCATTCTCATTGTGCTTTTCTCGTTCCCGAGCTCGAATTCGGCTTCTAGATCGTATGTCAAGACGATTCGGCCTACGGAGGATGCAAGGGAATGGAAGGGTTATCTCTATTGGGGAGATAGGATAGATTGTCCCGGGAAGCATTGTGACTCTTGTGAGGGATTAGGGCACCAGGAATCGAGTCTTAGATGCGCTCTCGAGGAAGCAATGGTTCTTCGAAG AGTCTTCATCATGCCCTCTAGAATGTGCATTAGTGCAATACACAATAAGAAAGGAATTCTTCACCAATCCACTAACGCAAGCCTGGAAGACAG ATGGACAGAGAATTCCTGTGCAATGGACTCTTTGTATGACATGGACCTCATCTCAAAGACCGTTCCTGTCATCCTAGATAATTCTAAAACATGGCATTATGTTTTAACAAGAAGCATGAAGTTAGGTGAAAGGGGAGTTCGCCATGTTGAAGGGGTTACCCGAGCAGAGCTGAGAGACAACAAAGCATATTCAACGCTGTTTCTAATCAATCACACTGCTAGCCCTCTGTCATG GTTTGCTGAATGCAAAGACAGAAGCAACCGTAGTGCAATAATGTTGCCCTATTCCTTTCTTCCCATGATGGCGGCAAAGAGATTAAGAGAAGCGGCTAAACAG ATTAAAACTATACTTGGTGATTATGATGCCATTCATGTGCGTCGAGGTGATAAAATCAAGACCAGGAAAGATAGGTTTGGGGTGGCTAGGACTCTTCATCCTCATCTTGACAGGGATACCCGACCTGAAGCCATGCTCATAAGACTTGCAAGATGGATTCCTCCTGGCAGGATGATTTTTATTGCCTCAAATGAGAGGACACCTGGGTTCTTCTCGCCATTGTCTATCAG GTATAGACTGGCATACTCCTCCAACTTTAGCAACATCTTGGATCCTGTTATAGAGAATAACTATCAATTGTTCATGATAGAGAGACTTGTCATGCATGGTGCAAGGACCTTCATTAAGACTTTTAAAGAAGACGACACTGACCTCAGCTTAACTGATGATCCAAAGAAGAATATGAAACACTGGCAGCTTCCTGTGTACACTATTGATGAGACTCCAAGCTGA
- the LOC116252375 gene encoding CDPK-related kinase 7-like produces the protein MGLCHGKPITDPPNHTENVENSESNVPKLEVGTKLDSQAGKPAKIPLYSPSPLYSFFKNSPPYSTPTSTANSTPSRFFKRPFPPPSPAKHIKALLARRHGSVKPNAPSIPEGSECELGLDKSFGFSKQFDSKYELGEEVGRGHFGFTCTAKVKKGELKGQEVAVKVIPKAKMTTAIAIEDVRREVKILSALTGHKNLVQFYEAFEDQENVYIVMELCKGGELLDRILSRGGKYSEDDAKAVMVQILSVASFCHLQGVVHRDLKPENFLFTLKDENSQLKAIDFGLSDFVKPDERLNDIVGSAYYVAPEVLHRSYGTEADMWSIGVIAYILLCGSRPFWARTESGIFRAVLKADPSFDEAPWPSLSPEAKDFVKRLLNKDARKRMTAAQALCHPWIRSCQDSKIPLDILVIRLVKSYLCSSSLRKAALKALAKTLSEDQLMYLREQFNLLGPNKSDFICLQNFRTALMKYSTSAMKDSRVHDFVNMVSSLQYRKMDFEEFCAAAISVHQMEALDSWEQHAFQAYELFEKDGNRAIVIEELASELGLGPSVPVHAVLHDWIRHSDGKLSFMGFVRLLHGVSSRLVSKVQTA, from the exons ATGGGTCTGTGTCATGGAAAACCCATTACAGACCCACCAAATCACACTGAAAATGTTGAGAATTCGGAGAGCAATGTGCCCAAATTGGAGGTGGGAACGAAGTTGGATAGTCAAGCAGGCAAACCTGCAAAGATCCCACTCTATAGCCCAAGCCCTTTGTACAGCTTCTTCAAGAATTCGCCGCCGTATTCGACCCCGACTTCAACCGCCAATTCGACGCCCAGCCGGTTCTTCAAGCGGCCTTTCCCGCCACCGTCTCCGGCGAAGCATATCAAGGCGTTGCTCGCTCGTAGGCATGGATCTGTAAAGCCCAACGCACCATCAATCCCGGAGGGAAGTGAATGCGAGTTGGGTTTGGACAAGAGTTTTGGGTTCTCAAAGCAGTTTGATTCGAAGTATGAACTCGGGGAAGAAGTGGGTCGCGGTCATTTTGGCTTCACTTGCACTGCTAAGGTCAAAAAGGGTGAGTTGAAGGGGCAGGAGGTTGCTGTTAAAGTCATTCCTAAAGCAAAG ATGACCACAGCGATTGCCATAGAGGATGTCCGAAGGGAGGTGAAAATTCTTAGTGCTTTAACAGGACACAAGAATCTGGTGCAATTTTATGAGGCCTTTGAAGACCAGGAAAATGTATACATAGTGATGGA GCTATGCAAAGGAGGTGAGCTTCTAGATAGGATATTGTCCAG GGGAGGAAAATACTCTGAAGATGATGCTAAGGCTGTGATGGTCCAGATTCTGAGCGTTGCATCCTTTTGTCATCTCCAAGGTGTAGTTCATCGGGATCTTAAGCCAGAG AATTTCCTCTTCACTTTGAAGGATGAGAATTCACAACTGAAGGCCATAGATTTTGGCTTGTCTGATTTTGTCAAACCAG atgAGCGACTCAATGATATCGTGGGAAGTGCATATTATGTTGCTCCTGAGGTTCTGCATAGATCCTATGGCACGGAGGCCGATATGTGGAGTATTGGTGTTATTGCCTACATTCTTCTGTGTGGCAGCCGCCCTTTTTGGGCACGAACTGAATCCGGTATCTTTCGAGCCGTGCTGAAGGCGGACCCAAGTTTTGATGAAGCACCTTggccttctctttctcctgaGGCAAAGGATTTTGTCAAGAGACTTCTGAATAAAGATGCACGTAAAAGAATGACTGCTGCTCAGGCGTTAT GTCATCCCTGGATAAGGAGCTGCCAGGACAGTAAGATCCCACTTGACATCCTAGTGATCAGACTTGTGAAATCATATTTGTGTTCATCATCTCTAAGAAAGGCTGCTTTAAAG GCCCTTGCAAAGACGTTGTCAGAAGATCAGCTTATGTATTTAAGGgaacaatttaatttattaggTCCAAACAAGAGTGATTTCATTTGTCTGCAGAACTTCAGGACG GCCTTGATGAAGTACTCTACTAGCGCAATGAAGGACTCTCGAgttcatgattttgtcaataTG GTGAGTTCTCTACAATACagaaaaatggattttgagGAATTTTGTGCCGCTGCCATTAGTGTGCATCAGATGGAAGCTTTGGATAGTTGGGAGCAGCATGCGTTTCAAGCATATGAATTATTTGAGAAGGATGGAAATAGAGCAATTGTTATCGAGGAGCTTGCATCA GAACTTGGGCTTGGACCATCAGTTCCAGTGCATGCCGTTCTTCATGACTGGATCAGGCACTCCGATGGAAAACTCAGTTTCATGGGATTTGTCCGGCTTCTCCATGGTGTATCTTCGCGTTTGGTATCAAAGGTGCAAACAGCTTGA